The DNA segment GCCCCTTCGGCGTCGTGGACAGCCCCTTCGCCGTCGCGGACAGCCCCTCGCCGTCGTCGACGGCCCCTTCGCCGTCGCGGACAGCCCGCTTCGTCCGGGAGCGAGACCGCGGCCTTTAATTTGCATCTCAGATGCATATTTTCGTACGGTGCCCCTCAGCCAAGCCGTGAGGAGTCCCCGATGCTCACCGAGCAGTCCGCAGCCACCGTCCGTGCCACCCTCCCCGCCGTCGGTGCCGCCATCGGAGAGATCACCGAGCGCTTCTACGCCCGGCTCTTCGCCGCCCACCCCGAACTGCTGCGCGATCTGTTCAACCGCGGCAACCAGGCCTCCGGCGTCCAGAAGCAGGCTCTCGCCGGTTCCATCGCCGCCTTCGCCACGCATCTGCTGGAGCACCCGGAGCGGCGGCCCGACGCCATGCTGGGCCGCATCGCCCACAAGCACGCCTCTCTCGGCATCGCGCCGGAGCAGTACGGCGTCGTCCACGAGCACCTCTTCGCCGCCATCGCCGAGGTCCTCGGCGAGGCCGTCACGCCCGAGGTCGCGGCCGCCTGGGACGAGGTCTACTGGCTGATGGCGAACGCGCTCATCGCCATCGAGAAGCGCCTGTACGAGGAGAGCGGCGAAGGCGCCCCGCGGCGGTGGGAGGTCGTCGAGCGGATCACCGAGACCGCGGACGTCGTGACCTTCCGGCTGCGGCCGGTGGACGGCGGCCCGGTCCGCGCCTTCCGCGCCGGCCAGTACGTCTCCGTGTACGTCCCGCTGCCGGACGGCGCCCGCCAGATACGGCAGTACAGCCTCTCCGGCGCACCGGGCGACGAGCTCCGCCAGTTCAGCGTCAAGCGTGTGCACGGCGGCACGGCACCCGACGGCGAGGTCTCGAACCACCTGCACGCACAGGTGCGCGAGGGCAATGTCCTCGAGATGTCCGAGCCGTACGGCGACCTGGTCCTCGACGGCGCCGACGACAGGCCCCTCCTTCTCGCCTCCGCCGGCATCGGCGTGACCCCGATGGTGGCAATGCTCGCCTCACTGGCCGCCGAGGGCCACCGCGCGCCGGTCACGGTCGTGCACGGCGACCGCTCCCCCGCCGTCCACGCCCTGCGCGCCGACCACGAGGCGTGCACGGCGCAGCTCCCGGACGCGTCCGCGCACTTCTTCTACGAGCGCGACGCCGA comes from the Streptomyces sp. NBC_00820 genome and includes:
- a CDS encoding globin domain-containing protein — protein: MLTEQSAATVRATLPAVGAAIGEITERFYARLFAAHPELLRDLFNRGNQASGVQKQALAGSIAAFATHLLEHPERRPDAMLGRIAHKHASLGIAPEQYGVVHEHLFAAIAEVLGEAVTPEVAAAWDEVYWLMANALIAIEKRLYEESGEGAPRRWEVVERITETADVVTFRLRPVDGGPVRAFRAGQYVSVYVPLPDGARQIRQYSLSGAPGDELRQFSVKRVHGGTAPDGEVSNHLHAQVREGNVLEMSEPYGDLVLDGADDRPLLLASAGIGVTPMVAMLASLAAEGHRAPVTVVHGDRSPAVHALRADHEACTAQLPDASAHFFYERDAESAARTGRVDLSGIDVAPGTRAYLCGPLPFMRAVRAQLLDKGVAPADVHYEVFGPDLWRGQD